The following coding sequences lie in one Trypanosoma brucei gambiense DAL972 chromosome 7, complete sequence genomic window:
- a CDS encoding T. brucei spp.-specific protein: MRLTATHLLLFIHATFLFHYCAVVYSSCISPHIFYLSYVFLFFFFRPCFSSFFPCFKSFLKKKLLLLLLFPLTLFSPLFLTNATAKKTTIITRATTIIIIITPQIHEVFKYQNAINIVGKVQNPLTKENKKSPLRINLNMQMYTYIIAFLFFLILFIHSSSSPPFFPSVVQHIKQKQKKQKKTKNKNKTEIKVAVESANVKLSKLYYNGYESKIK, translated from the coding sequence ATGCGCCTTACAGCCACTCATCTCTTACTTTTCATACACGCCACATTCCTCTTCCACTACTGTGCGGTGGTTTATTCCTCTTGTATTTCTCCTCACatcttttatttatcttatgttttccttttttttttttttcgtccttgcttctcctcctttttcccttgcttcaagtcttttttaaaaaaaaaattattattattgttattatttcctctaacgcttttttctcctcttttcttgaCAAATGCAACAGCGAAAAAGACGACGATCATTACcagagcaacaacaataataataataataacaccaCAAATACACGAAGTGTTTAAATACCAAAATGCAATAAATATTGTTGGGAAGGTCCAGAACCCtttaacaaaagaaaacaaaaaatcacCTTTACGTATAAATTTAAACATGCAAATGTACACGTATATAATTGCTTTCTTATTCTTTctcattttattcattcactCTTCCTCCAGtccccctttcttccccAGCGTTGTGCAACacattaaacaaaaacaaaagaaacaaaaaaaaacaaaaaacaaaaataaaacagaaataaaagtGGCTGTAGAATCAGCTAATGTGAAGTTAAGCAAGCTGTATTATAACGGATACGAAAGCAAGATAAAATAA